One Osmerus eperlanus chromosome 13, fOsmEpe2.1, whole genome shotgun sequence genomic region harbors:
- the LOC134032930 gene encoding uncharacterized protein LOC134032930, whose product MISVRHICVLLLSQLYLIQSEDVHGHIHLTTAEPGGTVTLQCAISESDFPRKCWYRQTMRHVFQRVVVHNGTKSTVLVEERFSANMVNGTYNLNIQNITSSDEGIYFCTTETHYRMEFRNGTFVTVNGNCPLTSLSKNNLSPSDSGTYYCAVATCGEILFGNGTRLYVKEPAVDLIVIVLGVSLAVCVVLIIILICTRKTWTVCENCKVSAACHGHDKTTGQQSSGQVQVVQSLL is encoded by the exons ATGATCTCAGTCAGACATATCTGTGTACTTCTTCTCTCTCAACTGT ATCTGATTCAAAGTGAGGATGTTCACGGACACATTCATTTGACCACAGCTGAACCCGGTGGAACTGTAACACTGCAGTGTGCAATATCAGAATCAGACTTTCCCAGGAAATGCTGGTACAGACAAACTATGAGACACGTGTTCCAACGTGTTGTGGTTCACAATGGAACTAAATCAACTGTTTTGGTAGAAGAACGTTTCTCTGCAAATATGGTTAATGGTACTTATAATCTAAACATCCAAAACATAACCAGTTCAGACGAGGGAATATACTTCTGTACAACCGAAACACACTATAGGATGGAATTCAGAAACGGCACCTTTGTGACTGTGAATG GTAACTGTCCTCTAACCAGCCTCTCCAAGAACAACCTCAGCCCCTCTGATTCTGGGACTTACTACTGTGCAGTGGCCACATGTGGAGAGATACTGTTTGGCAATGGAACAAGACTGTATGTTAAAG AACCAGCAGTGGATCTCATAGTTATCGTCCTGGGGGTGtctttagctgtgtgtgttgtgttgatcaTTATCCTCATCTGTACCAGAAAGACATGGACAGTGTGTGAGAATTGCAAAG TGAGTGCTGCCTGTCACGGACATGACAAGACAACTGGACAACAGTCAAGTGGCCAGGTGCAGGTGGTGCAGTCATTATTGTAA
- the LOC134032893 gene encoding uncharacterized protein LOC134032893 codes for MEFRNGTFVTVKGNHLQRSHYQTVWQQPESEPVHSGDSVTLQCSVLSESCTGQHSVFWFRAGESHPGLLYTQGDRSEECEKRPETPSPTRSCVYSLSKNNLSSSDSGTYYCAVATCGEILFGNGTRLDVEPAVDLIVIVLVVSLAVCVVLIIILICTRKTRTVCENCKVSVTYHGPDKTTAEQVNGQEGEDLNYAALQFSEMKAWRSHPLPPALDSSSSSDSLCVSICDRALTDVELINSFLGDL; via the exons ATGGAATTCAGAAACGGCACCTTTGTTACTGTGAAGG GTAACCATCTTCAGAGATCTCACTACCAGACAGTGTGGCAGCAGCCAGAGTCTGAGCCAGTCCATTCAGGAGACTCTGTGACTCTGCAGTGTTCAGTCCTCTCTGAGTCCTGTACAGGACAACACAGTGTGTTCTGGTTCAGAGCCGGAGAATCCCATCCAGGACTCCTTTACACCCAAGGAGACAGGAGTGAAGAGTGTGAGAAGAGACCTGAGACTCCCTCTCCTACACGGAGCTGTGTCTACAGCCTCTCCAAGAACAACCTCAGCTCCTCTGATTCTGGGACTTACTACTGTGCAGTGGCCACATGTGGAGAGATACTGTTTGGCAATGGAACAAGACTGGATGTTG AACCAGCAGTGGATCTCATAGTTATCGTCCTGGTGGTGtctttagctgtgtgtgttgtgttgatcaTTATCCTCATCTGTACCAGAAAGACACGGACAGTGTGTGAAAATTGTAAAG TGAGTGTTACCTATCATGGACCTGACAAGACAACTGCTGAACAGGTAAATGGTCAG GAAGGTGAAGACTTGAACTATGCTGCTCTGCAGTTCTCTGAGATGAAAG CATGGCGATCGCACCCGTTGCCCCCTGCCCTCGACTCCAGTTCTAGTTCTGACTCCCTGTGTGTCAGCATCTGTGACAGAGCCCTCACAGATGTTGAGTTAATCAACAGTTTTTTGGGGGATCTGTGA
- the LOC134032889 gene encoding uncharacterized protein LOC134032889 yields the protein MVTIQRHSVDTDFYQGFNPLRYEVSEGRHQLTILRVTEEDEGVYYCGVGDYYRTEFRDATFLSLKGTSLNLLDYQTVWQQPESELVHPGDSVTLQCSVLSESCTGQHSVFWFRAGAGESHPGLLYTQGDRSEECEKRPETPSPTRSCVYSLSKNNLSSSDSGTYYCAVATCGEILFGNGTRLDVEPAVDLIVIVLVVSLAVCVVLIIILICTRKTRTVCENCKGPGSLL from the exons ATGGTGACGATCCAAAGACACTCAGTGGACACTGACTTTTACCAGGGGTTTAATCCTTTACGTTATGAGGTATCAGAAGGAAGACATCAGCTCACGATCCTGAGGGTGACTGAGGAAGATGAGGGCGTTTATTACTGTGGGGTCGGTGATTATTATAGAACAGAGTTTAGAGATGCAACATTCCTCTCATTAAAAG GTACAAGTCTAAATCTGTTGGATTACCAGACAGTGTGGCAACAGCCAGAGTCTGAGCTAGTCCATCCAGGAGACTCTGTGACTCTGCAGTGTTCAGTCCTCTCTGAGTCCTGTACAGGACAACACAGTGTGTTCTGGTTCAGAGCCGGGGCAGGAGAATCCCATCCAGGACTCCTTTACACCCAAGGAGACAGGAGTGAAGAGTGTGAGAAGAGACCTGAGACTCCCTCTCCTACACGGAGCTGTGTCTACAGCCTCTCCAAGAACAACCTCAGCTCCTCTGATTCTGGGACTTACTACTGTGCAGTGGCCACATGTGGAGAGATACTGTTTGGTAATGGAACAAGACTGGATGTTG AACCAGCAGTGGATCTCATAGTTATCGTCCTGGTGGTGtctttagctgtgtgtgttgtgttgatcaTTATCCTCATCTGTACCAGAAAGACACGAACAGTGTGTGAAAATTGTAAAG GCCCTGGAAGTTTATTATAA
- the LOC134032895 gene encoding uncharacterized protein LOC134032895, whose protein sequence is MISCFLDLLSLVTNASDNFNSKVEGQTFNLHINQTKLSDTAMYDCVKVYQQKIVKFNTSILLRIGDKYSIKDLIQSEDVHQHIPLTTAEPGGTVTLQCVISEEDQMLYWYKQSLGHMLQCLLAESPSKQHSNVLGDHLCFSAKMVNGNYVLKIPNITNSEEGIYFCGAGTAYGINLRNSTFVTVRGMSLPIVLQQPESELVHPGDSVTLQCSVLSESCTGQHSVFWFRAGAGESHPGLLYTQGDRSEECEKRPETPSPTRSCVYSLSKNNLSSSDSGTYYCAVATCGEILFGNGTRLDVKEPAVDLIVIVLGVSLAVCVVLNIILICTRKTRTVCENCKVSAACHGHDKTTGQQSSGQEGEDLNYAALQFSEMKGKRGRRKRETPQESVYSDVRGSDWEGSGQQKISL, encoded by the exons ATGATTTCTTGTTTTCTTGATTTGCTCTCACTTGTCACAAATGCATCTGACAATTTTAATT CAAAAGTAGAAGGACAGACTTTTAACCTGCATATTAATCAAACGAAACTGAGTGATACTGCCATGTACGATTGTGTGAAAGTTTATCAGCAGAAAATTGTTAAATTTAACACATCGATTTTGTTGAGGATTGGAGATAAATATAGCATTAAAG ATCTGATTCAAAGTGAAGATGTTCACCAACATATTCCTTTGACCACAGCTGAACCCGGTGGAACTGTAACACTGCAGTGTGTGATATCAGAAGAAGATCAAATGCTATACTGGTACAAGCAATCTCTTGGACATATGCTCCAATGTTTATTGGCTGAATCTCCAAGTAAACAGCATTCAAATGTTTTGGGAGATCATCTGTGTTTCTCTGCAAAAATGGTTAATGGGAATTATGTTCTAAAAATCCCAAATATAACCAATTCAGAAGAGGGAATCTACTTCTGTGGAGCGGGAACGGCATATGGGATTAATTTGAGAAACAGCACCTTTGTGACTGTAAGGGGTATGTCACT ACCA ATAGTGTTGCAGCAGCCAGAGTCTGAGCTAGTCCATCCAGGAGACTCTGTGACTCTGCAGTGTTCAGTCCTCTCTGAGTCCTGTACAGGACAACACAGTGTGTTCTGGTTCAGAGCCGGGGCAGGAGAATCCCATCCAGGACTCCTTTACACCCAAGGAGACAGGAGTGAAGAGTGTGAGAAGAGACCTGAGACTCCCTCTCCTACACGGAGCTGTGTCTACAGCCTCTCCAAGAACAACCTCAGCTCCTCTGATTCTGGGACTTACTACTGTGCAGTGGCCACATGTGGAGAGATACTGTTTGGCAATGGAACAAGACTGGATGTTAAAG AACCAGCAGTGGATCTCATAGTTATCGTCCTGGGGGTGtctttagctgtgtgtgttgtgttgaacaTTATCCTCATCTGTACCAGAAAAACACGGACAGTGTGTGAAAATTGTAAAG TGAGTGCTGCCTGTCACGGACATGACAAGACAACTGGACAACAGTCAAGTGGTCAG GAAGGTGAAGACTTGAACTATGCTGCTCTGCAGTTCTCTGAGATGAAAGGTaaaagaggaagaaggaagagagagaccccACAGGAGAGTGTGTACTCTGATGTGAGGGGTTCTGACTGGGAGGGAAGTGGTCAACAGAAAATCAGTTTGTAA
- the LOC134032888 gene encoding uncharacterized protein LOC134032888 produces MLVFKSPNKPNSNVLGDSLRFSAEIVNENYVFKIKNITSSDEGIYFCQTGTMYGTNFRSGTFVTLRGTYPTTVLQQPESEPVHPGDSVTLQCSVVSESCTGQHSVFWFRAGESHPGLLYTQGYRSEECEKRPETPSPTRSCVYSLSKNNLSSSDSGTYYCAVATCGEILFGNGTRLDVEPAVDLIVIVLVVSLAVCVVLIIILICTRKTRTVCENCKDSSQEGEDLNYAALQFSEMKGKRGRRKRETPQESVYSDVRGSDWEESGQ; encoded by the exons ATGTTAGTGTTTAAAAGTCCAAATAAACCAAATTCAAATGTTTTGGGAGATTCTCTGCGTTTCTCTGCAGAAATAGTTAATgagaattatgtttttaaaataaaaaatataaccAGTTCAGACGAGGGAATATACTTCTGTCAAACCGGAACTATGTATGGGACAAATTTCAGAAGCGGCACCTTTGTGACTCTGAGGGGTACGTATCCCACC ACAGTGTTGCAGCAGCCAGAGTCTGAGCCAGTCCACCCAGGAGACTCTGTGACTCTGCAGTGTTCAGTCGTCTCTGAATCCTGTACAGGACAACACAGTGTGTTCTGGTTCAGAGCCGGAGAATCCCATCCAGGACTCCTTTACACCCAAGGATACAGGAGTGAAGAGTGTGAGAAGAGACCTGAGACTCCCTCTCCTACACGGAGCTGTGTCTACAGCCTCTCCAAGAACAACCTCAGCTCCTCTGATTCTGGGACTTACTACTGTGCAGTGGCCACATGTGGAGAGATACTGTTTGGCAATGGAACAAGATTGGATGTTG AACCAGCAGTGGATCTCATAGTTATCGTCCTGGTGGTGtctttagctgtgtgtgttgtgttgatcaTTATCCTCATCTGTACCAGAAAGACACGGACAGTGTGTGAAAATTGTAAAG ATTCTTCACAGGAAGGTGAAGACTTGAACTATGCTGCTCTGCAGTTCTCTGAGATGAAAGGTaaaagaggaagaaggaagagagagaccccACAGGAGAGTGTGTACTCTGATGTGAGGGGTTCTGACTGGGAGGAAAGTGGTCAATAG
- the LOC134032887 gene encoding signal-regulatory protein beta-2-like gives YSGNHLLRSHYQTVLQQPESEPVHSGDSVTLQCSVLSESCTGQHSVFWFRAGAGESHPGLLYTQGDRSEECEKRPETPSPTRSCVYSLSKNNLSSSDSGTYYCAVATCGEILFGNGTRLDVEPAVDLIVIVLVVSLAVCVVLIIILICTRKTRRLCENCKVSVTYHGHDKTTAEQSSGQESEDLNYAALQFSEMKGKRGRRKRETPQESVYSDVRGSD, from the exons TATTCAGGTAACCATCTTCTGAGATCTCACTACCAGACCGTGTTGCAGCAGCCAGAGTCTGAGCCAGTCCATTCAGGAGACTCTGTGACTCTGCAGTGTTCAGTCCTCTCTGAGTCCTGTACAGGACAACACAGTGTGTTCTGGTTCAGAGCCGGGGCAGGAGAATCCCATCCAGGACTCCTTTACACCCAAGGAGACAGGAGTGAAGAGTGTGAGAAGAGACCTGAGACTCCCTCTCCTACACGGAGCTGTGTCTACAGCCTCTCCAAGAACAACCTCAGCTCCTCTGATTCTGGGACTTACTACTGTGCAGTGGCCACATGTGGAGAGATACTGTTTGGCAATGGAACAAGACTGGATGTTG AACCAGCAGTGGATCTCATAGTTATCGTCCTGGTGGTGtccttagctgtgtgtgttgtgttgatcaTTATCCTCATCTGTACCAGAAAGACACGGAGACTGTGTGAGAATTGTAAAG TGAGTGTTACCTATCACGGACATGACAAGACAACTGCAGAACAGTCAAGTGGCCAG GAAAGTGAAGACTTGAACTATGCTGCTCTGCAGTTCTCTGAGATGAAAGGTaaaagaggaagaaggaagagagagaccccACAGGAGAGTGTGTACTCTGATGTGAGGGGTTCTGACTAG